One Scomber scombrus chromosome 4, fScoSco1.1, whole genome shotgun sequence genomic region harbors:
- the fsta gene encoding follistatin-A yields the protein MFRMLKHHLHPGIFLFFIWLCHLMEHQKVQAGNCWLQQGKNGRCQVLYMPGMSREECCRSGRLGTSWTEEDVPNSTLFRWMIFNGGAPNCIPCKETCDNVDCGPGKRCKMNRRSKPRCVCAPDCSNITWKGPVCGSDGKTYKDECALLKAKCKGHPDLDVQYQGKCKKTCRDVLCPGSSTCVVDQTNNAYCVTCNRICPEVTPPEQYLCGNDGIIYASACHLRRATCLLGRSIGVAYEGKCIKAKSCEDIQCSAGKKCLWDARMSRGRCSLCDETCPESRTDEAVCASDNTTYPSECAMKQAACSMGVLLEVKHSGSCNSITEDQEEDEEDEDSDYMAYVHLSSILDG from the exons ATGTTTAGGATGCTGAAACACCATCTTCACCCGggcatttttctcttcttcatatGGCTTTGTCACCTCATGGAACATCAAAAAGTTCAAG CTGGGAACTGCTGGTTGCAGCAGGGAAAGAACGGGAGGTGCCAGGTGCTCTACATGCCCGGGATGAGCAGAGAGGAGTGCTGTCGGAGTGGAAGGCTGGGAACGTCCTGGACCGAGGAGGACGTTCCCAACAGCACGCTCTTTAGGTGGATGATCTTCAATGGCGGAGCCCCCAATTGCATACCTTGCAAAG AAACCTGCGATAATGTTGACTGTGGGCCTGGAAAGAGGTGCAAGATGAACAGAAGAAGTAAGCCACGCTGCGTGTGCGCACCGGACTGCTCCAACATCACCTGGAAAGGACCAGTCTGCGGCTCGGATGGCAAGACCTACAAAGACGAATGCGCATTGCTGAAGGCTAAATGTAAAGGCCACCCTGACCTGGACGTGCAGTACCAGGGAAAGTGCAAGA AGACGTGCCGTGACGTACTGTGCCCCGGCAGCTCCACGTGCGTCGTGGACCAGACAAATAACGCATATTGTGTGACGTGTAATCGGATTTGCCCCGAGGTGACACCGCCTGAGCAGTACCTGTGTGGAAACGACGGGATCATCTACGCCAGTGCGTGTCACCTGAGAAGAGCTACCTGTCTTCTAGGCAGATCTATTGGAGTGGCATATGAGGGAAAATGCATCA AGGCCAAGTCGTGTGAGGACATCCAGTGCAGTGCGGGGAAAAAGTGTCTGTGGGATGCTCGGATGAGCCGAGGCCGCTGCTCACTGTGTGATGAGACCTGTCCAGAGAGCAGGACTGATGAGGCGGTGTGTGCCAGTGACAACACCACATATCCCAGTGAATGTGCCATGAAGCAAGCTGCTTGTTCTATGGGGGTGCTGCTGGAAGTCAAGCATTCAGGATCTTGCAACT